The genomic DNA GTGTTGTGTTCCAACAGGTTTATCCTGGCGTCTGGAGCTACAACCTGGCCGTCTTTGTACCAAATCACTGGCAGGCCTGGGAAGGAGCCRTCACAGTCCAGGCTGAAGGACTGGTTGAGGACGGGGAGAGGGAGCTGTGGGCTGGGCCTCACTGACACTGAGCCTGGAACACACAGAAAGGAGATCCAGAGGTGTGATTGGAgttgtttagggttagggatcTTAGGCATATTCAATCAGGGCAGAGCAAGAGCACTTGAAAGAGAAAAGACACATTTCTGTGGACGGACTGTAAGGACAATGGACTATAAAGTATTCTTATTTTCTTCGCACCGCAGCGTGTCGCACAGGATGGAAGGAGTTGACACTAGATTTAGAAATCTGtaatacaggttgcagtggtggctGCAGTAGTGTGAGCYTCTGTAGATCTGTTGGTAGAGctcttgcaacaccaggatagtggRATGCATTTCTGGGACCACAAGCACGCATGATTGTAAGTTAAAAACAAAGAAATCTCTTACTTTTCACCTCCAAGATTGTGGTTATGCCCTTGGAGCTCCCACTCTCTGTGTTGACCGCAGTACACTGCAGCTCCACAATGCGGTCCAGACCGTCTGGGGTCCAGGTCAACTCACTCCCATTGAAAGTGCGCCCCTTCAGCAGCCAGGTGTAGGTGCATCCTGGGATGCAGTTGGRGGTACAGGTGAAGGTCGTCTCGTATCCAGCTCTCACCCGACCCACATAGGACAGGCCTGTTAAATCAGGACCACATGCAAGGGAGATTGATTTACTAAACACTTCATTGTTACAGCATAAAAACCACTGTCGCAATGTCATAACAAAATAGCGAACATATAACACAATGCTAAACACTATGWTACTAAACATATAGTAAAATGTAGCTCTATATAATTGTGAGTTAACATAATTGCTTTGGTGGTAAAAGTAAGAGATTAGAGGTAGTCTAATCTCTTACTGTGTTGTTACCTAMGGGTAGGTAACAAYacatccgccacgctgatcctcaacacagKggcccctcaggggtgcgtgctcagtcccctcctgtactccctgttcactcatgactgtatggccaggcacgactccaacaccatcatcaagtttgccgatgacacaacagtggtaggcctgatcaccaacaacgatgagactatagggaggaggtcagagacctggacgtgtggtgccaggacaacaacctctcNNNNNNNNNNNNNNNNNNNNNNNNNGGAACTCTTACTCTACAGTTCTCTCACTCAAAGTACTTTCCGTCGTCAATGCCGTGAAACCATTGAACTGTGATTCTCTCTCGAAAATCAGAAACATCTCTCTGCTCGAACGGATCTCAATCATGAGACTGTCGCATGACTGAGACCGATCTAGGGCTCTCATCTCTCTcggatctatctctctctctcatctctatctcaaTAGGAAGCTCCTAGCCTACAAAATAAACGTgagaaaattgagaaataaaaGAAGTTAgacaaataaagttaaataacCAGTCGGAACAGCGAGGGACATAACGATAATGAATGACGATCATACAGAGTACCAATGGGGAGGAGGTCCCAGCACCTAGTTGATGGTGGGCCATGGAAGCTATTAGGCCCCGCAGTGATCCGTTACTGGGCCATATGCCACTACAGCTCATGTCATAAGTGTCCTTGGCGGGTTCCATGGAGGCCAAGCCGCGTATGTTTGCCATTACCAGGGCGACGATATGAAACAGTCATTAGGATGCTCACATGATTATGCAGCTTAAAGACACCGGTTGAGATCTATGaggaacccatgccaaatattaCATTTCAGCTCCTTGACTAGGGGAAATAGGTTTTTGTCGGAGTCCCTCTTCACGACTTCTTAGTGTATTTGGACCTATGATAGGTTGCTGTTAGGTGCATGTGGACACCAAAGCAACTTTTAAGGTTTGCAGACTCTGCTCCACTATCAGCCCCGTCGGTTATGATGTAATGGGCAGGCCGCTTCGGTAACGGTCCTCCTTTTTCCGTAGTTCACaagtcatctcctttgtcttgcatcACTTGCTTGAAGCGGTGTAACGGCTGGTTCAAATGTTCAGTTCATCCTCCTACGAAGGCACGAGCCGCCAGTCAATCAGTGGATCGGGGACCAAGATGACGGTGTAGTAGCGAGGCGTATTCATAATTTTAATGGCAAAACCAAAACAAACCACACAAATAAACAAACGGAACAACCAAACTGTGACTAACCGGCATTACAGATCCCTGCTCTCTGGACGTAAGCCATAACTGGCTAACCACCAGGACATACATACTATCCCGACAAAGACTACCTAGGCTCTCATTGAAGACCGTGTCGGCTCTTAGTATGAACTCTCAATCAAGAGACAAACGAACTACACCATGGTCTCACTatattgagaatcataccaggggTCCGAACACAAAATACCCATAACACTAGAAATACAAAACGATAGACTGCCACTCCAGCGCCAACTAACTCACGCGGCCCAGACCGAAGTAACGACATAGCAATAACAACGAGAAACTACCGACGGTCCCGGAGGAACGTGACAGAGGAGCAGTTGAATCAATGGGTGCATATCATTCATTTACACTGTAAGTCCAAAAATggtgtagcaactgctgattgccactttaagggCATCATACATCCTGATGAGCTGTGTCTGAATAATGTTGTTTGTCACAGACTCACGTGAGTGGCTAACAATTTGCTCGATATGTTGTACAATGATCACACTGAAATTGTgactttgtgtgtgcgtgtgtgcacgtgcggttgtgtgaattaattaattaatgtttttttttgtcacattgcCATTAGTAACTCCATCCTTTGTGGGATTAATTGACTAAATGATTCAGTCATCTTTATACATGTGTGAATTaaatgtatactgtgtgtgtgtgtgtgtatgtgtgtgtgtgtgcgtgcgcgtgtgtgtgtgagaaagaccCCTTACCTCTCAGTGCCAGTGCCAACACAGTGTAGATAGTATTCAAATCGAATGCCATAGTATTACTACCTCAGTCTACTACCACTCTCTGTGGCCACCTAAGATATGTGGACACCTTTAAACCTTCTTTAATACAGGAAGTGTTATGTTGACATGCTGTAATGTCCCAGATTTCAACATACAAGTCACAAAATTATGATTTTTTCATACATTCTTTATACAMGCCTCAACCATCTTGTGTAGAGATTCCAGGTTgctaaaacattttgtttttatttccgTGTTACTTTACTCAAAGAGTAGGCTGGTTTAAATGAAAGTGTGTACTCTCGAATRTATTGGGAGAGTTCAGATGTGTAAAATGCCTTCCTCTCTTGCCTCATCCCTTCATGACTGCTACTGATTCCAAACTTGTCCTGTTGCCCCAAAACAGAATGTTTCAGTTGACGACCATCATTAGATGATTATATTGAATCATGTGTGTtagagctgggctggaacaaaagcctacaCACTACCCTGTAGTCAACCCCTGTGGTTTGTGTATGATATCCCCTTGGTTAACTGGGTCACTGGAGTTCTTTACTGATCAAGATCCCTGACCTCTTGGCAATACTGTGGTAATCAGTGACTAAACTGACTGGAAGTTACCGTCACTGTAATCTAGTTCCCCTGCTGTGCCCAgtagcctggggacgaggttaccGTCAATGTAAAGGTGWGTAAGGTGTGTCTGAGCTGATGTGTTTGCAGGTGTGACCAGGAGCCACCAGGGGGTGATCAGGCTGCAGTATGTTCTATGACCTACCGTTTCACCTGACTACACCATGGACTGCACCAAAGATGTTCTGTTATATTGACAACATAGTCGAGTAACCGTTGCAACAATGGAaaaacatgtcctcaaagatggaaggcaggcgggagaaggcgagatcaggtgggaccattctagccaatgagagggcagatacaggTGTGAACGGGTGTGAAGTTTCCAAAACACCACGTACGTCCACTTATACCAGTGCATTcttaacaacctaaccattatgaaacttctattcaGTTTTGTACCACTCTTTCTGTGGCCACCCAAAATATTTGGACACCTTTATAGCCTCATTAGTACAGGAAGGGTTATGTTGACATACTGTAACGTCCTGGATTTCAACATCTGACTCACAAAATTATATTTATTCATACATTCTTGATTCTTTATACACGCCTCAGTCATCGTGTGCTGAGAAACATAGACTAGAGATTCCAGGTAGTTAATTGATGATGTGTTTATTGTTTCCCTGTTTCCTTAAAGAGAGGGCTGGTTTAAATGATGACTTCAACACTAGTATGTGAGTTCAGACTTGTGTAAAatgccttcctctctttcctcatccCTTCATGACTGCTACGGGCCCTGTAGCCAATCCCTGCATTTTGTGTATGATATCCCCCTGGTTAACTGGGTCAAAGTCAAGTTCCCTGACCTATTAGCATAGCTGTGGTAATCGGTGACTAAGTTGACAAGAAGTTACAGTCACTGTGAAGGTGTGTCAGGCTTCTGGTCAGTGTGACCAGAAGCCACCAGGGGGTGATCCGCCTGCAGTTTKTTCTGTGACCTACCATTTCACCTGACTGCGCCATGGACTGCACTCTACCCATAGACATAGATAGaagactcatctttatatctgtgccattataggcAATCTAcatttgaagtagtccattttcttcttcatgattggctgatccctcctgatgatccAGTTGGActtgactccaacagggtcaccaggagggaccTGCCAAAGAAGTTGGAAGtcacacccagttgactacattaaaatggtggatcCCTCAATGGAGCTGCCCATGCTAATACAGCCTTTTGGCCTCTAGAGGCCTCTACCATTGTCTATTTAGTTATGTATGTAGAACTATTGTGAGGTAAACGGTAGAGAAGAAGGATAATAATGTGGGCAGCAGAACCAGGTTAAAGAAAACACAGCATATCCAGTTATGGAGATGTGTCATCCCATTGGCTAAGGAGCACCATTGAATTTTGGTTGATATATACAGAAGATAACAGCATGAAATAGAGCATTTTCAATTTAAAGAGCAACTGCTCCTTCAGAAAaacttctcatttagaaaacagccCGTGTGTCATCATTACAGTATGAGCCATgaacatttattctactgtcaaaattgaatacaaagtgtaaatGAGGATAATTTTGGTTATAAAGTCAGTCTTatccaaaacagagttttgtgagACTTGTGGTTGCAACTGCATCGCAACGTAAATKAATGTTGGGTTTGTTTCAAACCTGCCCACATGCCGACAGCTGGCATTACTCAAGTAATTTTCATTTCGGGGTGCAGTTACATGCGATCCAATCATAATGACTGTGGTAGGTTTGGGTGGACTTCGGATATCCCGATGAGGCTAGTTAGGGAGCAGCGGTAAATCACACAATTCAAATGGGACATGtttaaatattgaaagcatttaatgagaaaatttggctaactcttcccacctgcaaacacacacacgagacacccacatcaaaccacaccctgaAACAAATTAACATTTGAATTCAGTCACGGCCGCTAGCAGTTCTTAATGAACAAAAAACGAGGCCAAATTAGGAAGTACAGTCGCCCTTTAAAACAACACCACAAATKATGAATCTATAACACCAGAGGGCACAGACATGATTCAGCAACTGGCTATGTATGGCCCATGAGTCGAAACATAACAGGATGCTATACCAGTCTACACTCTTacgaaaaaaaggtgctatctagaacataCAAGGGTTTTTCaggtgtccccataggataaccctttaaagatttacattttggtttcaggtagaacccttttgtgttccatgtagaaccctttttccGAGAGGGCTCTATATGGAACCCAAATGGGTTCTACCTAGAAGCAAAACGGGTTATCCTATTGGGACAGGTgaggaacccttttaggttctagatagcacctttttttctaagagtgtagaaaaaCCCTTTTTGTAAAAGGCCTGCAATGCTACATCATTCCTAGCAGTGGCTGATGTTTGCACACCATTTGCCTTTTATAGGCTTTGAATGGTATGTCATCAAtaacctcttttctctctctctttctcactttctcgcTCTCCACCTCTTGCTCTttgccaatctctctctctcctctctcacttccccctcctctcccccgctctctctctctctatcaagaTAGTATGAAT from Salvelinus sp. IW2-2015 unplaced genomic scaffold, ASM291031v2 Un_scaffold16327, whole genome shotgun sequence includes the following:
- the LOC112080468 gene encoding hemicentin-1-like, coding for MAFDLNTIYTVLALALRGLSYVGRVRAGYETTFTCTXNCIPGCTYTWLLKGRTFNGSELTWTPDGLDRIVELQCTAVNTESGSSKGITTILEVKSSVSVRPSPQLPLPVLNQSFSLDCDGSFPGLPVIWYKDGQVVAPDARINLLEHNTXLHFNSLLPSDGGFYQCEVTMANMAESKVISLGYLLNLLVSVALAQCCLGGNTSLPAR